The following are encoded together in the Flavobacterium sp. TR2 genome:
- a CDS encoding lipid A deacylase LpxR family protein — protein sequence MAKKTRRSKKTLFAFLILTATLTFGQGKTAEIGFISDNDLYTSSKYDMYYTNGLELFYRFLSKNDNPKINKEITEFRIGQYLYNPRFLNKEAVTVNDRPFAGYLFAEAGKSFFYQSESVLKTDFQIGLLGPNALGEELQEGFHNLIGYKKVYGWENQIHNAFGVQVHAMYSKKMFPSKHNDFVDFHWQSEGNLGTIFSGFSTGFMARFGFKKLLPIYDSNMYHASVSAQAQPNIREFYFYAAPSVNYQFYDATIEGSMFNDTSPVTFDLEPLRFNAEAGLKYRHNNFNISYSFLYRGRELKDPGIDTNSGYFYGSIRMGFLLK from the coding sequence ATGGCAAAGAAGACAAGAAGAAGTAAAAAAACGCTTTTTGCTTTTCTGATACTGACCGCAACGCTCACTTTTGGACAAGGAAAAACAGCAGAAATAGGTTTTATATCTGATAATGATTTATACACCTCGTCTAAGTATGATATGTACTATACCAATGGTCTTGAACTTTTTTATCGGTTTTTATCAAAAAATGATAATCCTAAAATCAATAAAGAAATTACTGAATTTAGAATTGGACAATATCTTTATAATCCGCGTTTTCTAAACAAAGAAGCAGTTACGGTAAACGACCGCCCTTTTGCCGGTTATCTTTTTGCCGAAGCAGGAAAAAGTTTTTTTTACCAAAGCGAATCGGTTTTGAAGACCGATTTTCAAATTGGTTTGCTTGGTCCGAATGCATTAGGCGAAGAATTGCAGGAAGGCTTTCATAATCTGATTGGCTACAAAAAAGTATATGGTTGGGAAAATCAGATTCATAATGCTTTTGGAGTGCAGGTTCATGCGATGTATTCAAAAAAAATGTTTCCGTCAAAACACAATGATTTTGTAGACTTTCATTGGCAGTCAGAAGGAAATTTAGGAACGATCTTCTCGGGTTTTTCAACAGGATTTATGGCGAGATTCGGATTTAAAAAACTCCTTCCAATTTACGATTCCAATATGTATCATGCTTCTGTAAGTGCGCAGGCTCAGCCGAATATTAGAGAGTTTTACTTTTACGCGGCGCCAAGTGTCAATTATCAGTTTTATGACGCCACAATTGAAGGCAGTATGTTTAATGACACAAGCCCCGTTACTTTCGATTTAGAACCGCTGCGATTCAACGCCGAAGCGGGTTTAAAATACCGGCACAATAACTTCAATATATCTTATTCTTTCCTTTATCGCGGAAGAGAATTAAAAGATCCAGGAATCGATACCAATTCTGGATATTTTTATGGGTCTATAAGAATGGGGTTTTTGCTTAAGTAA
- the mtgA gene encoding monofunctional biosynthetic peptidoglycan transglycosylase, with protein MAATKKPAPKKPAASKPKPKTSSKKGNRTFGEKVKWFFIKAALWFFGLSIGSVIFFKYVPVPFTPLMLIRAIENKMAGKEVYFDHDWEPIDKISMNLQKAVIASEDGTFLTHNGFDFKALQKAYKSNERGRRIRGGSTISQQTAKNVFLWQGKSYFRKGLEAYFTVLIEIIWGKERIMEVYLNSIEMGDGVYGAYAATEHWYRRDASSLTPMQAAGIAAILPNPRKFKATGSSSYINRRKERIVREMRYVGKINYDGKEDKKK; from the coding sequence ATGGCAGCAACCAAAAAACCAGCACCAAAAAAACCAGCAGCAAGCAAACCAAAACCTAAAACATCTTCTAAAAAAGGGAATCGCACTTTTGGAGAAAAAGTAAAATGGTTTTTTATTAAAGCAGCCCTTTGGTTTTTTGGATTATCAATTGGCTCGGTTATCTTTTTTAAATATGTTCCAGTGCCGTTTACGCCATTAATGCTCATTCGTGCCATCGAAAATAAAATGGCTGGAAAAGAAGTTTATTTTGATCACGATTGGGAACCGATTGATAAAATCTCAATGAATTTGCAGAAAGCCGTAATCGCAAGTGAAGACGGAACTTTCCTAACGCACAATGGTTTCGATTTTAAAGCACTGCAAAAGGCATATAAAAGCAATGAACGCGGCCGCCGAATTAGAGGAGGAAGCACCATTTCGCAGCAAACGGCTAAAAATGTCTTTTTATGGCAGGGGAAAAGTTATTTCCGTAAAGGTCTCGAAGCGTACTTTACCGTTTTAATTGAAATTATTTGGGGCAAAGAACGCATCATGGAAGTATATTTGAACAGTATCGAAATGGGAGACGGAGTTTATGGTGCCTACGCAGCTACAGAACACTGGTACCGTAGAGATGCTTCGAGTTTAACGCCTATGCAGGCTGCCGGAATTGCGGCGATTTTGCCAAATCCTAGAAAATTTAAGGCTACAGGTTCGTCAAGTTATATTAACAGAAGAAAAGAACGAATTGTGCGCGAGATGCGTTACGTCGGAAAAATCAATTATGATGGCAAAGAAGACAAGAAGAAGTAA
- a CDS encoding NAD(P)/FAD-dependent oxidoreductase produces MELSYWELKNWFANIDYTIVGSGIVGLHTALRLRERFPAAKILVLERGMLPQGASTKNAGFACFGSLSEIMDDLKTHAEDDVVALIEKRWKGLQLLRKRLGDQAIDFKPHGGYELFLKEDESGFNEYISKIPFINEVLKPLFKTDVFSKEVDRFGFQNTQEYLIFNPFEGQIDTGNMMQELLKQAVSADILILNQQTVKSYLDTGNQVEVAVNDFSFKTQKLLFATNGFAGELTNGAVKPARAQVLITEPIHNLDIKGTFHLDRGYYYFRNINDRILLGGGRNLDFEGETTVEFGQTKIIQNKLEDLLKNVILPNQDFQIAHRWSGIMGVGNSKNPVVTRLSENVFCGVRLGGMGVAIGSLIGTELADLIQ; encoded by the coding sequence ATGGAACTAAGCTATTGGGAACTTAAAAATTGGTTTGCAAATATTGATTATACAATTGTAGGCAGCGGAATTGTTGGCCTTCATACGGCATTACGCTTACGCGAAAGATTTCCTGCGGCTAAAATTCTGGTATTAGAACGCGGAATGCTGCCGCAAGGAGCCAGCACAAAAAATGCTGGTTTTGCCTGTTTCGGGAGTCTTTCTGAAATTATGGATGACTTAAAAACACACGCTGAAGATGATGTTGTCGCACTTATTGAAAAACGTTGGAAAGGTCTGCAATTGCTTCGAAAAAGATTGGGAGATCAGGCCATTGATTTTAAGCCTCACGGCGGATATGAATTGTTTTTGAAAGAAGATGAATCTGGATTTAATGAATACATTTCTAAAATTCCATTTATCAATGAAGTTCTGAAACCTCTTTTTAAAACCGATGTTTTTTCGAAAGAAGTCGATCGATTTGGGTTTCAAAATACGCAGGAGTATTTAATTTTTAATCCGTTTGAAGGGCAGATTGATACCGGGAATATGATGCAGGAATTGTTGAAACAAGCCGTTTCGGCAGATATTCTGATCTTAAACCAACAGACGGTAAAATCGTATCTCGATACAGGAAATCAGGTTGAAGTTGCAGTAAACGATTTTAGTTTTAAAACCCAAAAACTGCTTTTTGCAACCAATGGTTTTGCTGGCGAATTGACCAATGGTGCCGTAAAACCTGCAAGAGCACAAGTGCTTATTACAGAACCCATTCATAATTTAGACATCAAAGGAACGTTTCATTTGGATCGAGGGTATTACTATTTCAGAAATATTAATGACCGCATTTTATTGGGCGGAGGCCGAAACCTTGATTTTGAAGGAGAAACAACTGTTGAATTTGGACAGACGAAAATTATTCAAAATAAATTGGAAGATTTGCTGAAAAATGTAATTTTACCAAATCAGGATTTCCAGATTGCGCACCGATGGAGCGGTATTATGGGAGTCGGAAATAGTAAGAATCCTGTCGTGACCCGGCTTTCGGAAAATGTATTCTGCGGAGTGCGTTTAGGCGGAATGGGAGTGGCAATAGGAAGTTTAATAGGAACAGAATTAGCAGATTTAATACAATAA